In Notamacropus eugenii isolate mMacEug1 chromosome 1, mMacEug1.pri_v2, whole genome shotgun sequence, one genomic interval encodes:
- the LOC140508100 gene encoding uncharacterized protein, producing MGVSRAVPVPGGSGGVRPGLCPCPPGSAPAPRCACGEQVTGHCTWCERRRDGREVRWHDGSLARVWEGRGKRVDSPGIRAEPGEKRGGDSRPATIVRKNSGAPRRTRRCVSVRPWVRVSVRPGLGRPSDGAVPWSPAGGLLLREEDAAAGPDVVMRESRSLPGARPDRGCCPAPRGVLRPLWMCAWGGLAEPSSGKAPCRSDSVCAKSVVLGDRKGDLLSGPGVAMLCKRPIRSVAGLCLKSATSSNEISHVKCAKFGKWGWLHIHLTFTT from the exons ATGGGGGTTTCCCGAGCGGTGCCCGTTCCCGGGGGCTCGGGAGGCGTGCGGCCCGGGCTCTGCCCGTGCCCCCCGGGCTCTGCCCCTGCCCCCCGCTGTGCCTGCGGAGAACAAGTCACCGGGCACTGCACTTGGTGCGAGAGGCGGAGGGATGGACGAGAAGTTAGGTGGCATGACGGGAGCCTGGCACGCGTCTGGGAGGGCCGCGGGAAACGTGTGGACTCGCCTGGCATCCGCGCGGAGCCGGGGGAGAAGCGCGGGGGGGATTCTCGCCCCGCAACCATTGTGCGTAAGAATAGTGGCGCGCCGCGTAGGACCCGGCGGTGCGTGTCTGTCCGTCCGTGGGTCCGTGTGTCCGTCCGTCCGGGGCTCGGCCGCCCCTCCGACGGGGCTGTCCCGTGGAGCCCTGCGGGAGGACTCCTTCTCCGCGAGGAAGACGCCGCTGCGGGGCCTGACGTGGTAATGCGGGAGAGCCGGAGCCTGCCTGGGGCCCGGCCGGACCGCGGCTGCTGTCCCGCCCCGCGGGGCGTCCTGCGGCCGCTGTGGATGTGTGCGTGGGGCGGCCTCGCGGAGCCCTCGTCCGGGAAGGCGCCGTGTCGGTCAGATTCCGTGTGTGCCAAGAGCGTGGTCCTGGGCGATCGGAAGGGAGATCTTCTCAGTGGTCCCGGAGTAGCCATGCTTTGTAAAAGGCCCATCCGAAGCGTGGCTGGTCTTTGCCTCAAGTCTGCCACGAGCAGTAATGAAATTAGTCACGTTAAATGTGCCAAGTTTGGAAAGTGGGGCTG gCTTCATATTCATCTGACCTTTACAACTTAA